The following coding sequences are from one Planctomycetaceae bacterium window:
- the secG gene encoding preprotein translocase subunit SecG, translated as MMQLTLAAVPFVMKMVVGLWAMIAVVLILVVLIQKGKGGGLASAFGGLGGSLLGTKTGDFLTWVTICLVAVWLLLSVVAVKYFKPATSEYLQPTPVQSSVPATTPTAPVPPAQTPENTQQPAAETPAQVPQANTPANQ; from the coding sequence ATGATGCAATTGACATTAGCGGCTGTGCCGTTCGTAATGAAGATGGTAGTCGGGCTTTGGGCGATGATTGCTGTGGTTCTGATTCTTGTAGTATTAATTCAGAAGGGCAAAGGCGGTGGACTGGCGAGCGCTTTTGGCGGCTTGGGCGGTTCACTGCTCGGCACAAAGACAGGCGATTTCCTTACATGGGTTACGATTTGTCTTGTCGCGGTATGGCTTCTTTTGAGTGTTGTCGCGGTAAAGTATTTCAAGCCGGCCACGAGCGAATATTTGCAGCCGACGCCGGTACAGAGTTCTGTTCCAGCGACGACTCCGACAGCTCCTGTTCCGCCTGCGCAGACACCGGAAAACACACAGCAGCCGGCTGCCGAAACACCTGCGCAAGTTCCGCAGGCCAATACACCCGCAAATCAATAA